The genomic DNA GGTATCCTCCTCGGCGTCGCGCGTATGGACGATGATCGGCACCTGCGCCTCGCGGGCGGCGGCAATATGCGCGCGAAAACTCGTCTGCTGCCGCGCGCGATCCGAATGGTCGTAGAAATAGTCCAGCCCACTCTCGCCGATCCCCACGACCCGGGGATGTCTCGCCCGCTCGACCAGCCGAGCCGTGTCGATATGCGGATGCTGGTCCGCCTCGTGCGGATGGATGCCGACCGTCGCCCAGACATCCGGCTCGCGCTCGGCTGTCGCCAGTACGTCGTCCCATTCGCTCTCGCGCGTTGCGATATTGAGCATCGCTGTCACGCCACGCGCACGCGCGCGTTCGAGCACCGCCTGCTGTTCGTCCACCAAGCCTTTGTAATTGAGATGGCAGTGGCTGTCGGCGAGCATCAGGCGACCTCTACCGGCAGCTCGAGCCGCGGAAACGCCGGGCTCGGTGCCGCCAACGGCAAACCCGTCGCGATCCGCCGTTGATACCAGCCATCATCATCGATCGCCGCGTGATCGCGCGCGTCCGGCTCGA from Sphingomonas radiodurans includes the following:
- a CDS encoding TatD family hydrolase; this translates as MLADSHCHLNYKGLVDEQQAVLERARARGVTAMLNIATRESEWDDVLATAEREPDVWATVGIHPHEADQHPHIDTARLVERARHPRVVGIGESGLDYFYDHSDRARQQTSFRAHIAAAREAQVPIIVHTRDAEEDTATILRDELEQGSFTGVIHCFTGTGAFADIALDLGFYISISGIVTFKSARDLQETAARLPLDRLLIETDAPFLAPVPHRGKTGEPAFVADTASFLAQLRGDDINTLQEITAHNFHALFSKTLA